ACACCAAAAAATTCCATAAGGACGCTACTATAAATGCAGCAAACTTTCTGCGAGTACTTTTTTCAGCAACAATGGCCATCATGGCCGCTGTGATCATGCGACACTGTTTGTCTGTAGTTGATTTTATTATTATCCTTCTCACTGCCATCCATTAGACCAGATTTCGTTGTTTCTTGTGCTATTGACTCATCGTCATTTTCCTTTTTAGAAAATTCGCTAAGATCACGACGCATAGCATAAGCATCCTCTCCGTCTGCGTAGTATTTCGGTTCAATTTCAATAATCTTAAATTTTAACGAATCGGTATAAAGATTTAAAGCAGCACGATTACTTTTACGCACATGCAACGAGACATATTGTGCATCGAAACACTCGACCATAGCTTGAGATGCTTGATTCATTAGTTTTTGTGCCAATCCCAAACGACGATATGAACGTTTCACCGCCAATGAAGTAATATGGCCATGTTTACTCTCTTCGCCCGGTTCGGGTTCCTCCATTTTAGCCAAAACATAACCAACAATATTACCTTTATCATCTTCAGCAACATAACTTAGTTGCGGCCATGTGAGTCCATGATAAAAGTAATATTTCATTTGATAATTCTCAGGCAAGCAAAGTAAATTACAATGTTGCATACTCATCAAATCATCGGGCTTTGCACAGCGGATATTCATAATTGCTAAGTAATATTTTATATGTGCTATGTATTACAGGACGTCTAGtgtaactcaacagttgtttaaGTTGTAGTTATGTTTATAAATAGTTAATACTATTAACTATTAAGTCGTCGTCGTATATTATCTGTTTTATGTTTCTGCGTTATGTGTTTTGTGGTTTCTCTATTTCAATTACTATTCAGTAAAATATATTAGTCACGGCGTACTCTTTTTGCTCTCCAACGTGGTTGCTGCTCGAGTGGTTCAAAATCGTCGCCGTTATCTTGGCCCAATAGCTCGCGTACAAGACGAAATTTCGACAAAAAAGCCTTCCAGATAAGGAACCAACCTGAAAATAAACAAATGGgaaaaataatcattaaactcTTTCGGTGATAACtaagatggcctagaaggttcaatctgGTCATATTTTTTCGTTCCCAAGATGGCCGGGTTTGTACCTTAATgttgctgttaccggagcgtaccggatctgtatccggcaaaggaccatcacatcgataacactcgccaaggccttcggggagcaaccttatcgctacgacaacaacaacaactctccaAGACATACAGCAATGGTGtaggtttaatttggccacataaatcgttcccgagatggtcgggctagcaccttaatggtgctgtgttaccgaagcgtaccggatctgtatccggcaaaggaccatcacatcgataacactcgccaaagccttcggggagcaaccttatcgctacaacaacaacaactctccaaaacatacagcaacaacaataagggTTATAAGCTATATATTCAGGTATAAGCATTGCAACATCATAAGTCTTTTGGAGTAGTATTGAAAATCTAGAgctgtatttatttattagtctacaaatttaacaattaatcagactaaatatagttacggattacagataaattacggaAGCACACAAATTGaactaaattatattttaaaatatgtatatatattattaaatcagttgtcgggatggactatgatgccgagcaacgggaattgattattagtactgtcggaatggacgtgatttcgagcagttgatgtatatttgacacacaacaagtagggctgcgatgtgtgcgAGGTTGGAACGgtcgtgattccaagccacccacccaaagtTACTGCAGCTGGTGATAAGAgcgggaggttggaaaggacgtgattccaagcaacccacccaaatcattgcgtatttaaggtagtcagcagatattttttttattacgtgcagtgagtcacacgtatcaatgttttcgcagtgcttattgaagtcagtacacagacaacgaagaggttcgtgcatttcaaaattcgatatgcatgtgcttatatgaagcggttaaaaatgtctagatggtctaaAGGGAATATTGAAAATCTAGAGCGTCGGATTGGTTTTTTCTATCTATCcgcagaagtaaaatttttggtaattgtgcagtttaggggcccaacCCTAAAACTGGGCcttttttttgagtgaggtatcaaaagacgcgtattcccgtctagatcaagaatccgaaagcggaagttaactttttttacccgttcaaaagatattaacgaaaaaccgaaaaaagacccgcgggtactaccgggatccatagtatttttgcgcagaacacctttctgcgttggcggccttcggccgcgcttataaaaaataaccctgggctacgccatgccaagtccgggtttgtggtataaccgtggctaccgccacggtgatgcacaattttttttgtgggtataaacacaacaacaaccacatgaaaatcgccaacttcaactgcaaatatctccggacagagataaaatttttcttctccgccttcggattattgttctcgagattaatacgcgtcttttgatacctcactcgaagatcttggcccaactttatggtggggcccctaaactgcactactaccaaattTTTGATATTCGATTCAGGGTTTTCGATACCACTCCGAACATTTTCCGACGTATTTCAGGAGCCGGCTGTCAAAGTGAAGTTT
The Eurosta solidaginis isolate ZX-2024a chromosome 5, ASM4086904v1, whole genome shotgun sequence DNA segment above includes these coding regions:
- the vnc gene encoding N-alpha-acetyltransferase daf-31, encoding MNIRCAKPDDLMSMQHCNLLCLPENYQMKYYFYHGLTWPQLSYVAEDDKGNIVGYVLAKMEEPEPGEESKHGHITSLAVKRSYRRLGLAQKLMNQASQAMVECFDAQYVSLHVRKSNRAALNLYTDSLKFKIIEIEPKYYADGEDAYAMRRDLSEFSKKENDDESIAQETTKSGLMDGSEKDNNKINYRQTVSHDHSGHDGHCC
- the LOC137233991 gene encoding small integral membrane protein 13, translating into MALPLFLGYTLTVVVSISIVVVIILLGWFLIWKAFLSKFRLVRELLGQDNGDDFEPLEQQPRWRAKRVRRD